A window of the Narcine bancroftii isolate sNarBan1 chromosome 4, sNarBan1.hap1, whole genome shotgun sequence genome harbors these coding sequences:
- the LOC138761553 gene encoding zinc finger protein 436-like, giving the protein MMKHQRVHGGKRPFTCSQCSKGFTRSYHLMRHQVVHTGERPFTCSQCGKGFSESSHLQAHQVVHTGQKAFTCSQCGKGFIYSSHLLTHQRIHTGEKPFSCSECGKGFSWLSQLVRHQRGHTGERPFTCPECGKGFIQSSHLLTHQRVHTGERPFTCLECGKGFTQSSYLVNHQRIHTGERPFICPECGKDFNQLSHLLKHRRVHSMN; this is encoded by the coding sequence ATGATGAAACACCAGCGGGTTCATGGTGggaagaggcccttcacctgctcccAGTGCAGTAAGGGGTTCACTCGGTCATACCACCTTATGAGGCACCAGGtggttcacaccggggagaggcccttcacctgctcccAGTGCGGGAAGGGCTTCTCAGAGTCCTCCCATCTTCAGGCCCACCAGGTGGTCCACACTGGGCAGAAGGCCTTCACGTGCTCCCAGTGCGGGAAGGGGTTCATCTACTCGTCCCACCTGCTGACCCATCAGCGgatccacaccggggagaagccCTTTTCGTGCTCCGAGTGCGGGAAGGGCTTCTCCTGGCTGTCGCAGTTGGTGAGACACCAGCGGGGTCACACGGGGGAGAGAccattcacctgccctgagtgtggaAAGGGCTTCATTCAGTCATCCCATTTGCTGACCCATCAGCGAGTCCACACCGGCGAGAGGCCATTTACCTGCCtcgagtgtggcaagggcttcacccagtcatCGTATTTGGTCAATCATCAACgcatccacactggggagagaccctTCATCTGCCCGGAGTGTGGGAAGGACTTCAACCAGTTGTCCCACCTGCTGAAGCACCGGCGGGTGCATTCCATGAATTAA